A window of Formosa sp. Hel1_31_208 contains these coding sequences:
- a CDS encoding DASS family sodium-coupled anion symporter, which produces MSFTKRIGLVLGPLLFALILLFFRPDGLSAQANAILASTVWIAIWWITEAIPIAVTALLPIVLFPLSGGLDLPTTTGAFGHKYVFLYLGGFIIAIAIEKWNLHKRIALNIIHIIGTDVRKIILGFMVATAFLSMWISNTATSVMMLPIGIAIIKQLKDNPNTLENENLIFGKALMLAIAYSASIGGIGTLIGTPPNLVLAGVISDIYDYEITFSQWFIFGFPISILLLFICWKYLTRFAFTFKQTEFPGGKQEIKRLLKLLGTISYEEKIVAFVFGLTAFCWITRSFLLKGLLPTVDDTIIAVFFAIILFLIPTKSKTQQIINWEEAVKLPWGIILLFGGGMALAKGFETSGLAAWIGSQMTTLAGITTILLIFLLIAAVNFLTEITSNLATTAMLLPVLAPMALIVDIHPFVLMVAAAVAASCAFMLPVATPPNAVVFGSGYLRIPDMVSKGIVMNIISIIVVTLFVYFLLPEVWDIVIEGFPADLKAH; this is translated from the coding sequence ATGAGTTTCACAAAACGTATTGGATTGGTTTTAGGGCCTCTACTTTTTGCTTTAATTCTTTTATTTTTTAGACCTGATGGTCTGTCTGCACAGGCTAATGCCATACTTGCATCAACGGTATGGATTGCGATTTGGTGGATTACAGAAGCCATTCCTATTGCAGTAACCGCTTTACTGCCTATTGTATTATTTCCTCTGTCTGGCGGATTAGACCTCCCTACTACAACTGGTGCTTTTGGACATAAGTATGTGTTTTTATATTTGGGCGGATTTATCATTGCAATAGCCATTGAAAAATGGAATTTACACAAACGTATCGCACTTAACATCATTCATATTATTGGTACTGATGTTCGTAAAATCATCCTAGGGTTCATGGTAGCAACGGCTTTTTTGTCCATGTGGATCTCCAATACTGCAACTTCTGTTATGATGTTACCTATTGGTATTGCCATTATTAAACAACTTAAAGACAATCCAAATACCCTTGAAAATGAAAATCTTATCTTCGGAAAAGCGCTCATGCTCGCCATCGCTTACAGTGCATCTATTGGAGGTATAGGTACATTAATTGGCACACCCCCTAATCTTGTATTAGCAGGAGTTATCTCTGATATTTATGACTACGAAATTACCTTTTCACAATGGTTTATATTTGGATTTCCAATTTCGATTCTTTTGCTTTTTATCTGTTGGAAATATCTCACACGATTTGCATTTACCTTTAAACAAACAGAGTTTCCTGGTGGAAAACAAGAAATAAAACGGCTTTTAAAATTACTTGGAACTATTAGTTATGAAGAAAAAATTGTAGCTTTTGTTTTCGGTCTCACCGCCTTTTGCTGGATCACGCGTTCGTTTCTTTTAAAAGGTCTTCTGCCTACCGTTGACGACACCATTATTGCGGTCTTTTTTGCGATTATCTTGTTTTTAATCCCAACAAAATCTAAAACACAACAGATTATTAATTGGGAAGAAGCTGTTAAACTGCCTTGGGGAATTATATTACTTTTTGGAGGTGGTATGGCTTTAGCCAAAGGGTTTGAAACTAGCGGACTCGCGGCATGGATTGGAAGTCAAATGACGACCCTAGCTGGCATAACTACAATTTTGTTGATTTTCTTGCTAATAGCAGCGGTCAACTTCTTAACGGAAATCACCTCTAATCTAGCTACAACAGCCATGTTATTACCTGTTCTTGCGCCAATGGCACTCATTGTAGATATTCACCCATTTGTATTAATGGTTGCAGCAGCAGTTGCTGCCTCTTGTGCTTTTATGCTGCCTGTGGCGACACCTCCAAATGCAGTGGTATTTGGGTCTGGTTATTTGCGAATACCAGATATGGTAAGCAAAGGCATCGTCATGAATATTATATCCATTATCGTAGTGACGCTTTTTGTTTACTTTTTACTTCCTGAAGTTTGGGATATCGTAATTGAAGGATTTCCAGCCGACTTAAAAGCGCATTAA
- a CDS encoding CocE/NonD family hydrolase, which yields MIKKIYILALIAFTLTSCKRTETPLTETVASENVKSTYVKDNYNKQEVMIEMRDGIKLHTTIYAPKDTSITYPMIMMRTPYSCRPYGENEFREKIGPNKYLMEEGNIIVYQDVRGRWNSEGLYDNMRAYIPNKTGDQTDEASDTYDTIEWLVNNVENNNGNVGTWGISYPGFYATYSVLSEHPALKASSPQACIGDFYFDDFIHNGAFLLSYWRATAVFGYMKDNPVKEAWYETPDIGTEDQYQFFLDAGPLSNLDTYYDENNVFYQQIKTHPNYDEFWQSRGIIQHLKDIKPATLIVGGLFDAEDLYGPFSTYQSIENNSDNYNAIVFGPWSHGDWSRTRERQLVGNIHFGDNISDYFQKEIETPFFNHFLKGDGQGAPNLPEAQMFDTGKKEWVSFDSWPPENMSKETYFMQPYEKLTQQANRMIATSDFVSDPKKPVPYTEDIKVVFTPRKFMTDDQRFVSRRPDVLTFETELLEDDMTLSGDILAKLNVSTTGNAADWIVKVIDVFPADTENTDDVQDHLKLSNYHMMVRSEVLRGRFRNSMSNPEPFVPNQKTAVNIKLQDVFHTFKKGHKIQVQVQSTFFPYIDANPQTYVDNIFEAKAEDFKAQTHKVYSDSSIEFTILK from the coding sequence ATGATTAAAAAGATTTATATCCTCGCTTTAATAGCATTTACATTGACGAGCTGCAAGCGAACTGAGACACCTTTAACAGAAACAGTAGCTTCTGAAAATGTTAAAAGCACTTACGTTAAAGATAACTACAACAAACAAGAAGTAATGATTGAGATGCGCGATGGTATCAAATTACACACTACAATCTACGCGCCTAAAGACACCTCTATAACCTATCCTATGATTATGATGCGAACACCGTATAGTTGTAGACCATATGGTGAAAATGAGTTTAGAGAAAAAATTGGTCCTAACAAATACTTGATGGAAGAAGGAAATATTATTGTTTATCAAGATGTTCGTGGACGTTGGAACAGCGAAGGATTATATGACAATATGAGAGCCTACATTCCAAATAAAACAGGTGATCAAACTGATGAAGCTAGCGATACCTACGATACTATTGAATGGCTAGTCAATAATGTAGAGAATAACAACGGGAATGTTGGAACTTGGGGAATTTCTTATCCTGGTTTTTACGCAACCTATTCGGTATTGTCTGAACATCCAGCGTTAAAAGCGTCGTCACCACAAGCCTGTATAGGAGATTTCTATTTTGATGATTTTATTCATAATGGTGCATTCTTACTAAGCTATTGGCGAGCAACGGCTGTTTTCGGCTATATGAAAGACAACCCAGTTAAAGAAGCTTGGTATGAAACTCCAGATATTGGAACTGAAGATCAATACCAGTTCTTCTTAGATGCTGGGCCTTTGAGTAATCTTGACACCTATTATGATGAAAATAATGTATTCTATCAACAGATTAAAACGCATCCTAATTATGATGAATTTTGGCAGAGTAGAGGGATTATACAACATTTAAAAGATATTAAACCAGCAACATTGATTGTGGGAGGTTTGTTTGATGCTGAAGATTTATACGGTCCGTTTTCTACTTATCAAAGTATTGAAAACAACAGCGATAATTATAATGCCATAGTATTTGGCCCATGGAGTCATGGGGATTGGTCAAGAACGAGAGAACGTCAGTTAGTTGGTAATATTCATTTCGGAGATAACATTTCAGATTATTTTCAGAAAGAAATTGAAACACCTTTCTTTAATCATTTCTTAAAAGGAGATGGTCAAGGAGCACCAAATCTGCCAGAAGCTCAAATGTTCGACACAGGTAAAAAAGAATGGGTGAGTTTTGATTCTTGGCCACCAGAAAATATGTCAAAAGAAACATACTTCATGCAGCCTTACGAAAAGCTAACACAACAGGCGAATCGTATGATAGCGACTTCAGATTTTGTGAGTGATCCTAAAAAACCAGTACCATATACCGAAGATATTAAGGTTGTATTTACACCAAGAAAGTTTATGACTGATGATCAACGTTTTGTGTCTCGGCGACCAGATGTGCTCACGTTTGAAACAGAACTATTAGAAGACGATATGACCTTGTCTGGTGATATATTAGCGAAACTGAATGTATCAACCACAGGAAATGCTGCAGATTGGATTGTAAAAGTGATTGATGTATTTCCTGCAGATACAGAAAACACCGATGATGTTCAGGATCACTTAAAGCTGAGTAACTATCATATGATGGTGAGAAGTGAAGTGTTGCGAGGACGTTTTAGAAATAGCATGAGTAATCCGGAGCCTTTTGTGCCAAACCAAAAGACGGCCGTGAATATAAAGCTGCAGGATGTATTTCATACTTTTAAGAAGGGGCATAAGATTCAGGTGCAAGTGCAGAGCACATTTTTTCCTTATATAGATGCAAATCCTCAAACTTATGTTGATAATATATTTGAAGCCAAGGCTGAAGATTTTAAAGCACAAACGCATAAGGTTTATAGCGATTCATCTATTGAGTTTACGATTTTAAAGTAA
- a CDS encoding YheT family hydrolase: MPLLESCFKPPFQFKNGFIATVYSGLIRKVNGLKQQRERIETRDQDFLDLDWSYAERKSDAVIILLHGLEGHAQRPYVTGAAKLFNQNSIDAVCVNFRGCSGEDNRYYHSYHSGATDDLDDVVQHCILNKGYSKIYIKGISLGGNITLKYLGEDREIPKEIKSAISISVPVHLTGSANELHKAKNKAFAIRFKQHLVDKLKVKIRQFPDNISITEINSIKTLRDFDEVYTSKAHGFADASDYYQKASSVQFLHNIKVPTLIINALNDSFLSHECYPIKEAKNNAYVYLEMPKYGGHVGFIQKGGFYYNEKRALEFATQFRD; the protein is encoded by the coding sequence ATGCCACTATTAGAATCATGCTTTAAACCACCATTTCAGTTCAAAAACGGATTTATAGCTACCGTGTATTCTGGGTTGATAAGAAAGGTTAATGGATTAAAGCAACAGCGGGAACGCATAGAAACCCGCGACCAAGATTTTTTAGACTTAGATTGGAGTTATGCCGAGCGAAAGTCTGATGCTGTGATTATCTTACTTCACGGATTAGAAGGTCATGCGCAACGACCATATGTGACAGGAGCAGCTAAATTGTTCAATCAAAATAGCATTGATGCAGTATGTGTGAATTTCAGAGGTTGTAGTGGAGAAGATAATCGTTATTACCATAGTTACCACTCTGGAGCTACTGATGATCTCGATGATGTAGTCCAGCATTGTATTCTCAATAAAGGCTATTCGAAAATTTATATTAAAGGCATAAGTTTAGGAGGCAATATTACCTTAAAATATTTAGGTGAAGATCGAGAAATTCCAAAGGAAATTAAGTCTGCTATTTCGATATCAGTACCTGTTCATCTCACAGGTTCAGCGAATGAATTGCACAAGGCAAAGAACAAGGCTTTCGCTATCAGGTTTAAGCAACACTTGGTGGATAAATTAAAAGTTAAAATTAGGCAATTTCCTGATAATATAAGTATTACAGAAATTAATTCAATTAAAACTTTAAGAGATTTTGATGAGGTATATACGTCTAAAGCACATGGTTTTGCTGATGCTTCAGATTATTATCAAAAGGCAAGTAGCGTACAATTCTTACACAATATCAAGGTGCCTACTTTGATTATAAACGCTTTAAATGATTCATTCTTATCTCATGAATGTTATCCTATAAAAGAAGCTAAAAATAACGCCTACGTATATTTAGAAATGCCAAAATATGGAGGTCATGTTGGGTTTATTCAAAAAGGAGGTTTTTACTACAATGAGAAACGTGCTTTAGAATTTGCAACACAATTTCGTGATTAA
- the mutT gene encoding 8-oxo-dGTP diphosphatase MutT produces the protein MIEVTAAIIEEGDKFLIARRAKGKHLAGYWEFPGGKIEAGETAEACLSRELNEEFQINVSVNNFVGESVYEYPNKKIILKAFTCRIISGEIQLNDHDKIEWITIDEIKQYDLAPADIPLIRLYDKARNNR, from the coding sequence ATGATTGAAGTAACAGCAGCTATAATAGAAGAAGGTGATAAGTTCTTGATTGCACGCAGAGCAAAAGGGAAACACCTAGCTGGTTATTGGGAATTTCCTGGCGGTAAGATTGAAGCGGGCGAGACAGCAGAGGCCTGTTTATCTAGAGAGCTTAATGAGGAATTTCAGATAAATGTTTCTGTTAATAATTTCGTGGGTGAATCAGTATATGAATACCCGAATAAAAAAATAATCTTGAAGGCATTCACATGCAGAATAATCAGCGGAGAAATTCAGCTTAATGATCACGATAAAATCGAATGGATTACAATTGATGAAATTAAGCAATATGACTTAGCTCCCGCTGACATACCATTAATCCGATTATATGATAAAGCAAGAAACAATAGATAG
- a CDS encoding phospholipase D-like domain-containing protein yields MIIQAHFENIKQILTEEINGSRSSIKVAVAWFTDLELFQNLIEKASQNIEVDLLILDDDINNSSNIDFELLKEHNGRVWKISERNRKSLMHNKFCIIDQSTIITGSYNWSYKARTNHENITVVKENHDLIKQFDREFQRIVKYYFPNDQTKRQKDKTVNSKEVVSHSKFSESVLIAELQLLKIQVLGIENELAFVEKSITDFTTLYDIKLGPMLMELLELKKKVIENLDENKQSQKDAEEQFNNFKESYEDSKNRGWKDLTSEQSKELKKVFRQATKLCHPDLVNESEKRNAESIFNELKNLSELNDLQGVKNLYTHLKKGVFTEININSENHEIRKLKANINRLKIKRETFEKRILQLKKSETYITVINITSKDEYFHYMQLKIRNQIQDIRENYEKKLATKK; encoded by the coding sequence ATGATAATACAGGCACATTTTGAGAATATAAAACAAATACTTACTGAGGAAATTAACGGCTCAAGAAGCTCAATAAAAGTTGCAGTTGCTTGGTTTACGGATTTAGAGTTATTTCAAAATCTAATTGAAAAAGCGTCTCAAAATATTGAAGTTGACCTACTTATTCTAGATGATGATATAAATAATTCAAGTAATATTGATTTTGAACTGCTCAAAGAACACAATGGAAGAGTATGGAAAATATCTGAAAGAAACAGAAAATCATTAATGCATAATAAATTTTGTATAATTGACCAAAGTACTATAATTACTGGTTCGTATAACTGGAGTTATAAAGCACGGACTAATCATGAAAATATTACTGTTGTAAAAGAAAATCATGACCTAATCAAACAATTTGATAGAGAATTTCAACGCATTGTTAAATACTACTTCCCTAATGACCAAACTAAAAGACAAAAAGATAAAACGGTAAATAGTAAAGAAGTAGTCTCACACTCAAAATTTTCCGAATCAGTTCTTATCGCAGAACTACAACTTCTAAAAATTCAGGTTCTGGGTATTGAAAATGAACTCGCATTTGTGGAAAAATCTATAACTGATTTCACTACTTTATATGATATTAAACTAGGTCCAATGTTAATGGAACTTCTTGAACTCAAGAAAAAGGTTATCGAAAATTTAGATGAAAATAAACAAAGTCAAAAAGATGCTGAGGAACAATTTAACAACTTTAAAGAATCTTATGAAGATTCTAAAAATAGAGGATGGAAAGATTTGACATCAGAACAATCAAAAGAACTAAAAAAGGTATTTCGTCAAGCTACAAAGTTATGTCATCCTGATCTGGTTAATGAATCTGAAAAAAGGAATGCTGAATCAATTTTTAATGAATTAAAAAATCTAAGCGAATTAAATGATTTACAAGGTGTTAAAAACCTATATACTCATTTAAAGAAAGGAGTTTTTACTGAAATTAATATTAACTCTGAAAATCATGAAATTCGAAAATTGAAAGCTAACATTAATCGATTAAAAATTAAGCGTGAAACATTTGAAAAACGCATATTGCAACTAAAAAAATCAGAAACTTATATTACTGTAATTAACATTACAAGTAAAGATGAATATTTTCATTACATGCAGCTCAAAATAAGAAATCAAATACAAGATATTAGGGAAAATTATGAAAAAAAACTTGCCACAAAAAAGTAA
- a CDS encoding tetratricopeptide repeat protein has product MINKNALNIFERGLQKSIQGDYFGAIEDFTNVIEINPKYTSAYIKRAQAKISTEEISQILDAYSDYDMAISLDANCAEAIAGRGTLKILLNPEDEDGLIDLEAAAEIDTNYSSYFNIGISKLQLEDYNGVIEAFSKYIQIEKPQDFWIGEAHYFIGLGFHNLNEMEEAVKNYSLAIKNKAQENYHSAFFNRAMCFEQLNLIDKASSDYENLIELKPDFIDAYVNLSKILVYKNLRTEGIVQLKKALKYDENNSNILDELAKQLLYIHDFDSAVNYNSVLINLNPNKFHYYLNRGLCYLQLNKFEESIKDYNKSIELNDNISHAYYYRGLAHLQLGNNQACIDWKIALEKGFTDAKPYLDKYCKSRV; this is encoded by the coding sequence ATGATAAATAAAAACGCTTTAAATATTTTTGAAAGGGGATTACAAAAATCAATTCAAGGAGATTATTTTGGTGCAATAGAAGATTTTACTAATGTAATTGAAATCAACCCGAAATATACTTCTGCTTATATAAAAAGAGCACAAGCCAAAATATCTACAGAAGAGATAAGTCAAATTTTAGATGCCTACTCTGATTATGATATGGCGATTTCCTTAGATGCTAATTGCGCAGAAGCAATAGCAGGAAGAGGAACTTTAAAAATTTTATTAAATCCAGAAGATGAGGATGGATTAATTGATTTAGAAGCGGCTGCAGAAATTGATACAAATTACTCTTCTTATTTCAATATTGGTATTTCCAAATTACAATTAGAAGATTATAACGGCGTCATTGAGGCCTTTAGCAAATATATTCAGATTGAAAAACCACAAGATTTTTGGATTGGAGAAGCTCATTATTTTATTGGATTAGGATTTCACAATTTAAATGAAATGGAAGAAGCAGTAAAAAATTATTCCCTAGCGATTAAAAATAAAGCTCAAGAAAATTATCATTCGGCTTTTTTTAATCGAGCGATGTGTTTTGAACAGTTAAATCTAATTGATAAAGCTTCATCAGATTATGAAAATTTAATCGAGCTTAAACCTGACTTTATTGACGCGTATGTTAACCTGTCAAAGATTTTAGTCTATAAAAATTTAAGAACTGAAGGAATTGTACAACTGAAAAAAGCTCTTAAATATGATGAAAACAACAGCAATATTTTAGATGAACTTGCAAAACAATTATTATATATACACGATTTTGATTCTGCCGTAAATTATAATTCAGTTCTTATTAATCTTAATCCAAATAAGTTTCACTATTACTTGAATAGGGGCTTATGTTATCTTCAATTAAATAAATTTGAAGAAAGTATTAAAGATTACAACAAATCAATCGAGTTGAATGATAACATATCTCATGCCTATTATTATCGAGGTTTAGCACATTTACAATTAGGAAATAACCAAGCATGTATTGATTGGAAAATAGCTCTTGAAAAAGGCTTTACTGATGCAAAACCATATCTAGATAAATACTGTAAATCCAGAGTGTAA
- a CDS encoding nucleotide pyrophosphohydrolase: protein MIKQETIDRILKFRNDRDWGQFHTIKDLCLGLNIEVSELQEIFLWKDDKELKETINNKKESIGDELADIFIFLAYLSNDLNIDLNEAINRKIDENGNKYPITESRGSNKKYNEL, encoded by the coding sequence ATGATAAAGCAAGAAACAATAGATAGGATTTTAAAATTCAGAAATGATCGTGATTGGGGTCAATTTCACACCATTAAAGATCTTTGTCTTGGTTTAAACATTGAAGTATCTGAATTACAAGAAATATTTCTTTGGAAAGATGATAAAGAGTTAAAGGAAACTATCAATAATAAGAAAGAATCAATTGGGGATGAGCTCGCTGATATCTTCATTTTTCTAGCATATTTAAGCAATGACTTAAATATTGACTTAAATGAAGCGATTAATAGAAAAATTGATGAAAATGGAAATAAATACCCTATTACTGAATCAAGAGGCAGCAATAAAAAATACAACGAACTATGA
- a CDS encoding MrcB family domain-containing protein yields MIRENLASFFNNWQIDKARATEVLSENKKYNSDLKSGKIPGKTHPADKKTYSLYDLNSAFIISKELPTLLHTKGGLPKSKYKIQGSIGQGNPAEIPWICVFDIDITKSAQDGFYIVYLFASDMSGVYLSLNQGWTQYEREYGTKEGRIEIKKNATVSKKLLKSDQGFSYSPIDLKATKSLGKGYELGNICSVYYDANAIPSEEDLINDLRNLIGVYRELKGRVGSDIIDIKGQLDEDSFQIEIQKGKRKELQSGAIQKKEKKQGSSSTSWARDSNMAFTALDNANFQCENDPTHKTFISARTGKQFVEAHHLIPMEYQGDFAVSIDVPENIISLCPNCHRAFHNSEPSIQEGLIAKFFSLRSSSLEERGIYISLDKLLEYYKTTPNNV; encoded by the coding sequence ATGATTAGAGAAAACCTAGCGAGTTTTTTTAATAACTGGCAAATTGACAAAGCCAGAGCCACAGAAGTTTTAAGTGAGAATAAGAAATATAATTCTGATCTAAAATCTGGCAAGATACCAGGCAAGACCCATCCAGCAGATAAAAAAACGTACTCTCTTTATGATCTAAATAGTGCTTTTATAATAAGCAAAGAGCTTCCTACTCTACTTCATACAAAAGGAGGTCTCCCAAAAAGCAAATACAAAATACAAGGTTCTATCGGGCAAGGGAATCCTGCTGAAATACCATGGATATGTGTCTTTGATATAGATATTACTAAATCTGCACAAGATGGCTTTTATATAGTTTACTTATTCGCGTCAGATATGTCAGGAGTTTACCTAAGTCTAAATCAGGGATGGACACAATATGAAAGAGAATATGGTACAAAAGAAGGACGCATTGAGATTAAAAAGAATGCTACGGTCTCTAAAAAATTACTAAAGAGTGATCAAGGTTTTTCATATTCGCCAATTGATTTAAAAGCCACTAAATCCCTTGGTAAAGGATATGAGTTAGGTAACATTTGCAGTGTATACTATGACGCGAACGCCATTCCCTCTGAAGAAGACCTAATAAATGATCTTCGGAATCTTATTGGTGTTTATAGAGAACTTAAAGGACGTGTAGGATCTGATATCATAGACATTAAAGGTCAACTAGATGAAGATTCTTTCCAAATTGAAATTCAAAAAGGAAAAAGAAAAGAACTTCAATCTGGAGCAATTCAGAAAAAAGAAAAGAAACAAGGTTCCTCTTCTACTTCTTGGGCTAGAGATTCCAATATGGCATTTACTGCACTGGATAATGCTAATTTCCAATGTGAGAATGATCCAACTCATAAAACATTTATATCTGCTAGGACAGGTAAACAATTCGTTGAAGCACATCATTTAATACCAATGGAATATCAGGGGGATTTTGCTGTAAGTATTGACGTGCCTGAAAATATAATTAGCCTGTGTCCTAATTGCCACAGAGCTTTTCATAATTCAGAACCATCAATCCAAGAAGGTTTGATAGCTAAATTCTTCTCTCTACGTTCATCCAGTTTGGAAGAAAGAGGTATTTATATCAGTTTAGATAAATTATTAGAATATTATAAAACTACACCCAACAATGTATAA
- the ade gene encoding adenine deaminase has protein sequence MQKLQGQIVDIKEKRIYKGEVTISKGKIIAIEEKEVNASSFILPGFVDAHIHIESSMLVPSEFARIAVNHGTVATVSDPHEIANVLGIDGVNFMINNGKQTPFKFNFGAPSCVPATSFESAGAIIDSEGVKSLLVNPDIKFLAEMMNYPGVLFDDDEVLKKIEWAKYYNKPIDGHAPGVIGDDISKYISAGITTDHECFTYEEGLEKLQKGMKILIREGSAAKNFEALIDLLPEHYEHMMFCSDDKHPDDLIIDHINKLCARAVAKEIDVFKVLQAACVNPVEHYNLDVGLLQVGQPADCIVVEDLISFRVMQTYINGELVSDNGHSKLVSIPFDNHNNFNTRIKEPLDFRVASESQKIRVIEALEGQLVTNELIADVTVEGGNLISNSHKDILKMTVVNRYKDAAPAMAFIKNFGIKVGAIASSVGHDSHNIIAVGVSDEMICKAVNLIIENKGGICAVSNSEEKIVPLPVAGIMSDQDGRTIARDYAELNMMAKRLGSKLHAPYMTLSFMALLVIPSLKLSDKGLFNGKTFKFTSLGVS, from the coding sequence ATGCAAAAACTACAAGGACAAATAGTCGATATTAAGGAAAAACGTATTTATAAGGGCGAAGTCACTATTTCCAAAGGAAAAATAATAGCCATCGAAGAAAAAGAAGTGAATGCGAGCAGCTTTATATTACCAGGTTTTGTAGATGCACATATTCATATCGAAAGCTCTATGTTGGTGCCTAGTGAATTTGCTAGAATTGCCGTCAATCACGGTACGGTGGCAACAGTATCTGATCCGCATGAAATTGCTAATGTACTTGGAATTGATGGCGTGAACTTTATGATTAATAACGGGAAGCAAACGCCTTTTAAATTTAACTTCGGAGCACCATCTTGTGTGCCAGCCACATCTTTTGAATCTGCTGGTGCTATTATTGATTCAGAAGGGGTTAAATCACTATTGGTCAACCCTGATATTAAATTTCTAGCCGAAATGATGAATTATCCAGGTGTGCTATTTGATGATGATGAGGTTTTAAAAAAAATAGAATGGGCTAAGTATTATAATAAACCAATCGACGGACATGCACCAGGTGTTATTGGAGATGATATAAGTAAATACATAAGTGCAGGTATTACAACTGATCATGAATGCTTTACTTATGAAGAAGGCTTAGAAAAACTCCAAAAAGGAATGAAAATCCTTATTAGAGAGGGGAGTGCGGCCAAAAATTTTGAAGCATTAATTGATTTGCTGCCAGAACATTACGAGCATATGATGTTTTGTAGCGATGATAAACATCCTGATGATCTTATCATTGACCATATCAATAAACTTTGTGCAAGAGCTGTAGCTAAAGAGATAGACGTGTTTAAAGTATTACAAGCGGCATGTGTTAATCCTGTCGAGCATTATAATCTCGATGTGGGATTGTTACAGGTTGGTCAGCCGGCAGATTGTATCGTTGTTGAAGATTTAATAAGCTTCAGAGTGATGCAAACTTATATTAATGGGGAGTTGGTTAGTGATAATGGACACTCTAAATTGGTGTCTATTCCATTTGACAATCATAATAACTTTAATACCCGTATTAAGGAACCGTTAGATTTTAGAGTTGCTTCTGAAAGTCAAAAAATAAGAGTGATTGAAGCTCTAGAAGGGCAATTGGTGACTAATGAACTCATAGCTGATGTGACTGTTGAAGGCGGTAATTTGATTTCTAATTCCCATAAAGATATCTTAAAGATGACCGTTGTTAATAGATATAAAGATGCTGCACCAGCAATGGCATTTATTAAGAACTTCGGAATAAAAGTTGGAGCAATTGCATCGTCTGTAGGACATGATTCACACAATATTATTGCCGTTGGGGTGTCTGATGAGATGATTTGTAAAGCAGTGAATCTTATTATTGAGAATAAAGGAGGTATTTGTGCGGTCTCTAATTCCGAAGAAAAGATTGTTCCATTGCCTGTTGCAGGAATCATGAGTGATCAAGATGGAAGAACAATTGCAAGAGATTATGCCGAATTAAATATGATGGCAAAAAGACTTGGCAGTAAGTTACATGCGCCATATATGACCTTATCGTTTATGGCTTTATTGGTGATTCCTTCCCTTAAATTAAGTGATAAAGGTTTATTTAATGGTAAAACTTTTAAGTTCACCTCTTTGGGAGTGTCTTAA